Proteins encoded in a region of the Enterococcus gilvus ATCC BAA-350 genome:
- a CDS encoding cysteine hydrolase family protein, translating into MEKLSDALLIIDLQKGVCLENGTIDHFAELIALVNERINRYRKQEKPIIFIQHCDEDLLENSEAWEIVAELDRRPDDLTLQKTHANSFYHTELQELLQHLKIQSLELCGAQTQYCMDATIKFAHGSGYSLSMARQASTTYDNEFLSAKDTISFYESIWDKRFLTFIQ; encoded by the coding sequence ATGGAAAAGCTGTCCGACGCATTACTGATCATCGATTTGCAAAAAGGTGTTTGCTTAGAGAATGGAACGATTGATCATTTTGCTGAGTTGATCGCGCTCGTGAATGAAAGAATCAACCGGTATCGTAAACAGGAAAAACCGATTATCTTCATTCAACACTGTGACGAGGACCTTCTCGAAAATTCAGAGGCGTGGGAGATCGTAGCGGAACTAGATCGACGACCCGATGACCTGACGCTTCAAAAAACGCATGCCAATTCTTTCTACCACACAGAGCTGCAAGAGCTCTTGCAGCATCTTAAGATCCAAAGCCTGGAACTTTGTGGTGCCCAGACTCAATATTGCATGGACGCTACCATAAAATTTGCGCACGGATCAGGATACTCCTTATCGATGGCAAGACAGGCTTCAACTACCTATGACAATGAGTTTCTCTCAGCAAAGGATACTATCTCTTTCTATGAATCCATTTGGGACAAACGGTTTTTAACTTTTATACAATAA
- the rnc gene encoding ribonuclease III has translation MDTQLINELKENYSIVFHDVNLLEQAFTHSSYVNEHRNMNISDNERLEFLGDAVLEIQVSDYLYHHYPNLPEGRLTRLRSAIVREESLSKFAKECHFDHYIMLGKGEENSGGRDRAALLCDLFEAFLGALYLDQGYDMALSFIKTVVFPKIEAGVFTREMDHKTRLQEVLQKSGDVTIDYRLVNEEGPAHERIFTIDVYADNQMIGSGQGKSKKLAEQDAAEKALAKLAKK, from the coding sequence ATGGATACACAGTTGATCAATGAATTGAAAGAAAATTATAGCATCGTCTTTCACGATGTGAACTTATTGGAACAGGCGTTTACCCACTCATCATATGTGAATGAACACCGTAACATGAATATTTCAGATAATGAACGGTTAGAATTTTTAGGGGACGCTGTCTTAGAAATTCAAGTATCGGACTATTTGTATCACCACTATCCCAACTTGCCGGAAGGTCGATTGACACGTTTACGTTCGGCGATCGTACGCGAAGAAAGTTTATCGAAATTTGCAAAAGAGTGTCATTTTGATCACTATATTATGTTAGGCAAAGGCGAAGAAAACTCTGGTGGTCGTGATCGTGCGGCGCTTTTGTGTGACTTGTTTGAAGCATTCTTGGGCGCTTTGTATCTAGATCAGGGATATGACATGGCCTTAAGCTTCATTAAAACGGTTGTTTTTCCGAAAATCGAAGCAGGCGTTTTTACACGTGAAATGGATCATAAAACTCGCCTACAAGAGGTTCTACAAAAAAGCGGCGATGTGACGATCGATTATCGATTGGTCAATGAAGAAGGCCCCGCACATGAACGAATCTTTACGATCGATGTCTATGCCGACAATCAAATGATCGGATCAGGTCAAGGGAAATCCAAAAAATTAGCTGAACAAGATGCAGCAGAGAAAGCATTAGCAAAGCTTGCGAAAAAATAG
- the smc gene encoding chromosome segregation protein SMC translates to MYLKRIEIAGFKSFADRTKIEFEEGVTAVIGPNGSGKSNITEAIRWVLGEQSAKSLRGGKMPDIIFAGSESRKQLNIAEVTVVLDNTDNYLPLGFSEVSVTRRYRRTGESDFFINKKACRLKDIQDLFMDSGLGKESFSIISQGKVEAIFASKPEDRRGIFEEAAGVLKYKQRKRKAEQKLFETEDNLSRVQDIVYELEDQLTPLAAQSEAAKEFLALKKELTATDVSLTVAKIKKTRDSWQSAKTDFDELSATTEEKSRFIQQTEVQLGKLREKRGSLDEQLETGQQQLLHLSEALKQAEGQKDLLSERSKNTLKTSSEYQTTLAEHRKKQTAAQLNLQEVQVQQDEKQTEKRELEEKIQQLTAEAEKYKKSPKELLEELRGTYVELMQESANVSNELKYLDRQYTQETAKNQQSVTRYEALREQLEELTTKQSDAQAKTQELEGRLTEEQEQYRRLTEEKNATQLQLQKEQQMMYDLMSQVQQARARQKSLQEIQENYSGFYQGVRSVLQHKDQLSGIVGAVAELIQVPQEYTLAIETALGASAQHIIVETEKDARQGITFLKKQRSGRGTFLPLTTIKPRSLGTHQYQAIKEQDGFLGVASELVSFSENVAPVMQNLLGAIVIARDLDSANQLARQLRYQVRVVSLGGDVMNAGGSMTGGATKQGNRGNLFNQGHELAEWTKRYEEINQALQKKEIFVRELQSKVAEQTENLEMLRTQGEQTRLSYQEAQSIEEHVHTDLTRLNKEQTLFSYEAKELESFLTDYQVQKEELAFKQVELKTKQEQINQEIQQLNEESDQLEEKRAAINAELSRLQADYAVLDERLLYLGRQSLSFENQIDELDRQIKSLENHLSALSNDSSDHEETEESLNQRLTELATAREHLQEQLMIWKENRQSLQQQVDQADSALTEANRDQKQLLARQSQADVQKNRYELKLDNALAYLQEEYSLTFEGAATQADDEIDQQIAQNEVSRLKQAIEKLGPVNLNAIEQYQQVEERYDFLTTQRDDLLSAKEQLFETMDEMDDEVKTRFYTTFQAIREKFNVVFPNMFGGGRAELVLTDPSDLLNTGIEIEAQPPGKKLQSLSLLSGGERALTAIALLFSIIQVRPVPFCVLDEVEAALDEANVARFGRYLSAFQNDTQFIVVTHRKGTMEAADVLYGVTMQESGVSKIISVRLEEVKDDGKFQMKEGETLK, encoded by the coding sequence TTGTATTTAAAACGAATTGAGATCGCCGGCTTTAAATCTTTTGCCGACCGGACCAAGATCGAATTTGAAGAAGGCGTGACTGCGGTCATTGGACCAAATGGCAGCGGGAAAAGCAATATTACCGAAGCGATTCGTTGGGTCCTTGGGGAACAATCTGCGAAGAGTTTGCGCGGAGGCAAGATGCCGGATATTATTTTTGCGGGTTCGGAATCAAGAAAACAATTAAATATTGCGGAAGTCACAGTGGTATTGGATAATACTGACAATTATCTGCCGCTGGGCTTTAGCGAGGTCAGTGTGACCAGACGGTATCGTCGAACGGGTGAAAGTGACTTTTTTATCAATAAAAAAGCCTGCCGGTTGAAGGATATTCAGGATTTATTTATGGACTCTGGTTTAGGGAAAGAATCGTTTTCAATCATTTCCCAAGGGAAAGTCGAGGCGATTTTTGCCAGTAAGCCAGAAGACCGTCGTGGGATTTTTGAAGAAGCTGCGGGTGTTTTGAAATATAAACAGCGGAAGCGCAAAGCGGAGCAGAAACTTTTTGAGACAGAGGATAATTTGAGTCGGGTTCAAGACATTGTTTATGAATTAGAAGATCAGCTGACTCCTTTAGCTGCTCAAAGTGAAGCAGCGAAGGAGTTTTTGGCGTTAAAAAAAGAATTGACGGCAACGGATGTCAGTTTAACCGTCGCGAAAATCAAAAAAACACGAGATTCTTGGCAATCAGCAAAGACGGATTTTGATGAACTATCTGCAACAACCGAAGAAAAAAGCCGTTTTATCCAGCAGACAGAAGTACAATTAGGAAAGCTGCGAGAAAAACGTGGTTCTTTAGATGAACAATTAGAAACCGGACAGCAGCAATTGCTTCACCTGTCAGAAGCCTTGAAGCAAGCGGAAGGTCAAAAGGACTTACTAAGCGAACGCTCAAAGAACACATTGAAGACTAGCTCAGAGTATCAAACAACGTTAGCTGAGCATCGTAAAAAACAAACAGCAGCTCAATTGAACTTGCAAGAAGTGCAAGTACAGCAAGATGAAAAACAAACGGAAAAGCGTGAATTAGAAGAAAAAATTCAACAGCTGACAGCAGAAGCAGAGAAATACAAAAAATCACCGAAAGAATTATTAGAGGAATTGCGCGGGACTTATGTAGAACTAATGCAAGAGTCGGCAAATGTCAGTAATGAGCTGAAATATTTAGATCGTCAGTACACTCAGGAAACAGCTAAAAATCAGCAAAGTGTCACACGCTATGAAGCTTTGCGGGAGCAGTTGGAAGAGTTGACGACTAAGCAAAGCGACGCACAAGCGAAAACACAGGAGCTTGAAGGTCGATTAACCGAAGAGCAAGAACAGTATCGACGTTTGACTGAAGAGAAGAACGCCACACAACTGCAATTGCAAAAAGAACAGCAAATGATGTATGACCTGATGAGTCAGGTTCAGCAAGCCCGTGCGCGTCAAAAAAGTTTACAAGAGATTCAAGAAAATTATAGCGGCTTTTATCAAGGTGTCCGCAGCGTCTTGCAGCATAAAGACCAATTAAGCGGAATCGTTGGGGCCGTGGCGGAATTGATCCAGGTACCGCAAGAATATACATTGGCAATCGAAACGGCGCTTGGTGCTTCGGCACAGCATATCATTGTAGAAACTGAAAAAGATGCGCGTCAAGGGATCACTTTTCTAAAAAAACAACGCAGTGGCCGTGGAACATTTCTACCGTTAACTACAATCAAGCCTCGCAGTCTCGGTACGCATCAGTATCAGGCGATTAAGGAGCAAGATGGCTTTTTAGGCGTTGCTAGCGAACTCGTTTCATTCTCAGAAAACGTTGCGCCGGTTATGCAGAATCTACTAGGTGCGATCGTGATTGCTCGTGATTTGGACAGTGCCAACCAATTGGCTCGTCAGTTACGTTATCAAGTTCGAGTAGTTTCTTTAGGCGGCGATGTGATGAACGCCGGTGGTTCTATGACCGGCGGTGCGACGAAACAAGGAAATCGTGGAAACTTGTTTAATCAAGGGCATGAACTTGCGGAGTGGACGAAGCGTTATGAGGAAATCAACCAAGCGTTGCAGAAAAAGGAAATATTTGTCCGAGAGTTGCAGTCAAAAGTGGCGGAACAAACGGAAAACTTAGAGATGCTGCGAACGCAAGGGGAGCAGACACGTTTATCTTATCAAGAAGCGCAAAGCATCGAAGAACATGTACACACTGATTTGACTCGTTTAAATAAGGAGCAAACGTTATTTTCTTATGAAGCGAAGGAATTGGAAAGTTTCTTAACCGATTATCAGGTACAAAAAGAAGAATTAGCATTTAAACAAGTGGAATTAAAAACGAAACAAGAGCAAATCAATCAAGAAATCCAACAATTAAATGAGGAAAGTGATCAGCTAGAAGAAAAGCGTGCAGCTATCAATGCTGAATTAAGCCGTTTACAAGCGGATTACGCCGTACTGGATGAACGTCTGCTGTATCTTGGACGGCAGTCCTTGAGTTTTGAAAATCAGATCGATGAGCTGGATAGACAAATCAAAAGCCTGGAGAATCATCTGTCTGCGTTATCAAATGATTCTTCAGATCACGAAGAAACAGAAGAAAGTCTGAATCAACGATTGACAGAGCTGGCGACTGCCCGCGAACACTTGCAAGAGCAGTTGATGATTTGGAAAGAAAATCGTCAGAGTCTGCAGCAGCAAGTGGATCAGGCGGATAGTGCGCTAACAGAGGCGAACCGCGATCAAAAACAATTGCTGGCCAGACAATCACAAGCAGATGTCCAGAAGAATCGTTACGAACTAAAATTGGACAATGCGTTGGCTTACCTGCAGGAGGAATATAGCTTGACCTTTGAAGGAGCCGCGACGCAGGCTGATGATGAAATTGATCAGCAAATTGCTCAAAACGAAGTGAGTCGCTTGAAACAGGCGATTGAAAAACTTGGTCCAGTCAACTTAAATGCGATTGAACAATACCAGCAAGTCGAAGAACGCTATGATTTTCTAACGACACAACGGGATGACCTGTTGTCTGCGAAAGAGCAGCTGTTTGAAACGATGGATGAGATGGATGATGAAGTTAAAACACGTTTTTATACAACGTTCCAAGCGATTCGCGAGAAATTTAATGTTGTCTTTCCCAATATGTTCGGCGGCGGTCGAGCAGAATTGGTCTTAACAGATCCAAGCGACCTGTTGAACACAGGTATCGAAATCGAGGCACAGCCGCCAGGTAAGAAACTACAAAGCTTGTCCTTGCTTTCAGGTGGGGAACGAGCGTTGACGGCTATCGC